In Sphaerospermopsis torques-reginae ITEP-024, the genomic window GCATTCATAGTTTATGTAATTCTCTCCTATTATGGTGTGATTAGCTTGTAATATTACCTGTCCTTAAAGAGGGAACAGGGAACAGGGAACAGGGAACAGGGAACAGATAATTATTGATTATCCCTTCACTCTATTCACTGTCACCTGTCACCTGTCACCTGTCAACTGTCACCTCGTCCAGTCTAACCTGCTATTTCCTGTTCTTCACGCCATAATTGATATAACCGATTTGCAGGAATTGTTAAATACAAAATATCACCCGCACTTAAATTAGTTTCTAATAAATCCCAACCGTGTAAAGTTTGGTGATTTGTCTCTACATATAAAGGTACAAAATCCGCATATCTAGCTACATCTTTCACCCATTGACCACAAAAAGGATGGTTAGGAGTAATCAAAGTTGCAAAAGCCACCCATAAATTATCACCTATAATTCCATTACCAATAATTCTCCCTCCCAAAGCAGCAGCAGCAAAAGCCGGTGCAGCTAATTCTGCGGGACTTAATACAGCTTCAAAATCAAATACCTGTTGTGCTATCCTGGCAAAATCAGGATCAGCATAGTGAACAATTACTGGAATTCTTGATATTAAACTTTTGGCTTTGAGGGCAATTTCTAAATTAATAGCATCGTTATTAGTAACAGCTAAAACTGCGGACGCGGTATCTATATTACTGGTTTGTAAAGTTGTGCGAAAACTCGCATCTGCCAAAATTACAGGAATACCCATTCCCCTAGCAGTGTTGACATATCTATTATTAGCATCTGTTTCAATTACTACTACTTCATGTCCACTTGTATGAAGTTGTTGCACAATTTTAATGCCAATGCCACTTAAACCACAAACAATATAATGATGACGTTGGGGAATTCTGGCAGCATCCCAAAATTGTTTGAGACGAGTTCCTAAGACAAAATCCGTTAGCATAGCATACCAAATACCAAAAACTATTGCTCCTGCCAACATCATAAAAATGGTAAATAATTTAATATTATTTGGTGCTTCTTCTACAACTTTATCATTACCACCAGCACCAGTAATCATGCCCACAGCAAAATATAAGGCATCAACAAAGGAAATATTTAATTTAGCATAAACATAGGTAAAAGTGGCGATCAAAATAATGACTACTAATGCTATAGCCATTGCTATTACTGATTTGGCGTGTTTTTGAAAATGGCGAATACTGGTGAAAATTTTAATCAGTTTTCTTGCCCATGATTTGCGGGTGTGATTGATGCGGGGTTGAGTACCAATAATGAGGCGATCGCCTACTTTTAAATGTTGTTCTGCTAACACCGCTGACACTAAATTCATCTTCCCAATTACGGGTAAATAATAAATCAGCATCCGTGATTTATCTTCCCACAAATCACTGATTTTTTGCCCGCGCCAAGGATGATTTTCATTAATATATTCTTCTTGAATTGGCCAAGTTTGCTCAAATAATTTGATTTGTCCTATGGCTTTATTTCCTAAAGCTGCAAATGTAAATACTGGTGCAGCCAACCCCACAACACTCATACTTAAATGATCTATAAGAGTGTGATCTAAACGTTCACCTAAATTAGTATTATAAAAACGGTTGATAATGCGAATATTGGGATTTAATACCCGCGCTTGCATCATCACTGACAAATTTACCGCATCATCAGCAGTAGCAATCACTAAAGTATGTGCCTGGTCAATTCCTGCTGCTTGCAGGGTAGAAGCTGCACAAAATTCACCAATAATTACATCTCCCGTTGCTTCACCAGCTATGGGTCTGCGATGAATACCAACAACTAAAGCACCCTGTTGTCTCAGCAAACGAAAGATTTTATATCCAGTCCGTCCTAAGCCACAAACAATAATTCGAGGTTTCATGAAACAGCAGCATAATTGTAATAATTCAGGAGTCGTAGGGGCGAAGCATTCGGAAAATAACCTGTGATAAAAATTGATAATTTATCGCCCAAATACTGATGCTTCCAGCACGCTTCGCGAACGCCCTTACAGCAGTCAGGAGTAAAATTTTTTGATGTAAATATTTTTCACTGGCTTGTTTACTTCATTTACCTGTAATACTCTGTATGAATCTCTATTTTTGCCTGATTTCTCTAAATAGAACTGTAACTGAACACACGATAGCAAGGAAATTAAACATTAAAAATTAAACATTAAACATTCCAGACACAAATGATTGAAATACTCCGTCTAGATAATTATAAGCCAGTAACAAAGCAGATGAAAAATATATTACAACCTAAAAAACTTGCTGTGATTGTTGCTTCTTTATTAGCAGCAGCAACAGTTTCTCATCCAATTTCAGCACAAACCACACCCGGTCCAATAGCTGAACCTAATGTTAAACTCAATGTACAACGCACCAGCGGTACTTGTCCGCAAACAGTTGGTTTATGGTGGATAACTCTACCCTATGAAGGAGGTGCAGAACATACAGTAATTGCAGATACTAAAGCTTTTGCAGATTCAGTTAAATTAGTTGCTTCTAATAATCAGCAATTTGTAGAATTTGTTGCACCTTTACGCAGTAACTACGCTTCCTGTGTTGGTCAAACTCGCAATCAAGAATATAAATTCTACACGGTACAATTTAAAAATAAAAAAGCTTATTTTCGGGTAGATTTGCGAAAAATTAACGCTCCTGCTCAGGAAATTACCTACAAAACTATTACGGCCTCTCGTCCTTATGTGCGGTGGGCGATCGCTGATTAGATAACATACAGCAGATTGCAGATCAATCAGGTACAACCTGGAATAATAAAACTCTTGTGGTACAGGCATCTTGCCTGTAAGATGTATATATCACTCAGATTAAATATGCTGTATATCATCAATCTGATCAATTACAGGACTGACACAAAACAGAACGAAAGTAGGGGTAATTCATGAATTACCCCTACGCAACAATCAGGTTTTTAGTCCCATCTTGCGTAAGTCCTAAATTAGATAATATCCATATTCCCCACTACTCACATACTTAAATCAGTCGGGTTTCTCTGTAAATGAAGGGTTAAACCCCTCAGACAAAACAATAAATCTTGCATGGTAAAATGATTTACAAGTCAGTTATCAAATCACAAATTAAGTGTTTTAAAAACGACGGAAACCAAACACAAATGCGGATGATGGGTATTACCCCCTAGTGCTTTACTCACATTATCTTAGTTTTTAGCTATAACTTTTATCAGGTGTATGGTTCAAAGTCTCTCTGATCAAGTGTTAGCAATGAACGAGCAAAAATTTCTAAATTTCTAGCTAGAAAAATGCCAAATTGGCAACCACAAGCTAGAGAAGCAAGTTAAATTAAATTAGACAAACGAAAACAAGGCGGTTGCTAAAAAATTAAAAAAATTAGTTTCTGATTCTTGTTAAGTTTGTTGGAAAATTAAATAAAATGATCGTTTGCTGCAATAGGAATACTCACTGAGTACAAACGTTATCGTTATATAAATTACCCCCCTAATTTAACGATAATCGTTATGTGTATATTCCCGAATCGCTTCAGCAGCAAATAGTAGAGTGGGAGAGAATGGCGCTTGGTAATGCCTCCTCCCACTCTCTTTTTTGGGGTATTTTTGGGGAAAATTTTTTGTCCATAAATACTTGAAACTGTTCCCTGTTCCCTGTTTCCTGTTCCCTTTCTCCACGACAAGACTTTTTCAGTAAACCCTATGTATTCTCTTTCAAAAACAAAATATAATCCACTATTTTTTGCTTACTACTAAATAAAGAAGTTTCATAATAAGTTAAGCGGTGATGTTCACCAGAATATAATACTAAAACAATCCAATATGTTTGGTTATTAATTTCCACATCTTTACCAAACCTATTTTTAACCGTAAAATCAGAACTGTTATCCAGATCCCCGACTTCTTCAAGAAGTCGGGGATCTATTCAATCTCTATTTTAAGTTTAATTTAAGCAGCAACTTTTTCCTCAAGATGTTTAAAAGTCTTTTTAGTAGCACCGCAAATAGGACAACTCCAATCATCAGGAATTTCTGCAAAAGGTGTACCAGGTGCAATACCCGAATCTGGATCACCAACAACAGGATCATAAATCATGCTGCATTGTCTACAAATCCATTTTTGAGTTGCCGGATCTTCACCTGCTACTCTAGTTACAGCTTGTCCACCATTTAATACTTCTAAAGCTTCAGTGTAGCGATCTGCATGATAATTTTCAATGAATTTGAGCAAACCAAACCGATGTGCTGCGGCGCGGAATGTGTTAGCGTGTTCACTAGATTCCTGTGCTTGTTTGAAAAATTCTTCCGCTGCGGGATTATCTCTATCTTTTTGAGCAGCAGCAGCAAAATCAGGATACATGGTAGTGTATTCATAGGTTTCCCCTTCAATTGCCAAAGACAAACAACGAGACATAATTTCCCGTTTTTGTTCATCAGTTAAACTAGCAGCATCTTTGACAACCAGTTCTGGATGTAATAACTCAAAATGTGCAAAAGCGTGTTCAGTTTCCTGATCTGCTGTTTCTTTAAAAAGTTTCGCTAAGTCTGTAAAACCCAGTTTACGTGCCACATTTGCAAAAAACAGGTATTTGCGATTTGCCATCGATTCTCCACCGAAAGCTGCTTCTAAGTTTTGTAGTGTCGTAAAATTTGACAAATCCATAATTTTTACTTGCCTGTTAAGTGATATTTCATGGGAAAAACAGACTTATAAACTAGGGGAGATGAGGCCGCCAAAATATTTTTACAATCTTTAAACAGATTTTATAAAACCTGTTTTCGCCCATCTTTAATTACCCTTGTTCTTAGCCGCTTCAGGATAATTATCAATCTTAGATGATGAATATGATGAATATTTTATATTTTTTCTGTCAAAGTAGTTTATTGACAATAATTATTATTAGATCCAGGCTTTTTACCCTTGATATCATGTCCGCATAATCACTTGCGATATAACTTGTGTGTGCAAAAATAGGAAAATTCTTTTCCCCTGCTCCCTGCCCCCCTGCTGGCTTAATGATAAGTATTCAACCGGACATGATATGAAAGGGTAGATTTAAAACCTGCCATGAAACAATTATCAATTGTCAATTCTCAATTCTCAATTGATTGCAGTATTTTGTCTTTTATACAGATGTAGATGTACAAATTGCTGGAACTTCAACTGTGAAAATAGAGCCTTGAGGATGGTTATCCTGCAATGTTATTTTGCCTCCATGAGCTTCGATCGCCATTTTACAAAATGCCAATCCTAAACCAGTTTGACTAGTATTATTGATCTTAGTTCCTATTTCATACTTATTAAAAATCTTTTCTTGCAGTTCTTTTTTAACTCCAGGTCTAAAGTAAATAATCTCGAATTTTGCCGAATCATCTGCTAGATAATTGGCACGTAAAATGATTTTACTGTTAGCAGGAGAAAATTTAACTGCATTAGAAACAATATTATTGATAATGCGACGAAAGATAGGCTCATCTACTTTTATACTACTACCAGGTTTGGGTAGATCGCTGATAAATTGGATATTTTTATTTTCTGCGATCGCAGTAAATTCTTCCACTACTGATTGACAGAAACTATAAATGTCTACTTCAGAATAATTGAGAACCATCTTACCAGATTCTAACTTAGCCATGATCAGTAGACCATCAATCATGGATTGTAGTTCTTCTCCCGCACTGATAATTTGATTAACTTTTAACTTTTGTTTCTCTAGAGGTAAATTGGGATATTTGAGTATATGAGCCGATAGAATCATGCTGGTAAGAGAATTTCGCAAGTCGTGTACCATCATATTCACCATATCCTGTCGCCACTGGAGTAATTCCTGCACCTGATCGTATTGAAAACCCAAAAGCCTGATAAATAAAAGGTTTGAGGCTCATAAAAAGACGGTAGGTGCTTTCGTTATAGCGTCTTGAGTCTGAAAAACCTGGCACTTTTGTGGGCAGCCAGAGATGAAAAAATGTTTTTAATTCTCCTCCTGACTCCTGTGCCAGTATTATCTGGAGATGATGATGGCTCTGTTGACCCCCTGCAAGATGGTAAACTAGGATGGAGAGTACCACACCGCAACCCCGATGCAGTGGCAGCAGCTTGTAGAGAAATTCTCCAGGGTAATGATCAACGTTGTGATGGTAAATGGTTGCGAGAACAGGCGATCGCTATTTTTGGGATAGAAGCATTTCAACAGCGTCTAGGACAAATGTTACAATTGTAAGGAGACTGGGGACTGGGGACTGGGTAATAAATTTTATTTTTCCCAATTACCAATTACCAATTACCAATCACCAATCACCAATCACCAATCACCAATTACCTGTTCCCACTGATAACGATAACTAAAATAAAAGTAGAGTAGAAAAAATTTAAGAAATGAACCTGAATAACTTCCAACAAAATCTTGATAAACTGCGTCCTTGGCTGACTTTATTAGCAGTAGCCTGGTTATTAGCATCATTAGGCTTAGGCTGGTTGGTAAATTCCTTACTAATTATTTTTGGACTGTTGTTAATAGCACCAGTTATAGCATTCTTTGGTTTCCGCTGGTGGCTACAACGTAACTTAGTTACTGATAAGTGTCCGGTTTGTGGATTTGAAATAACAAGTTTAAATAATAGCCAATTACAATGTCCAAATTGCGGAGAACAACTATTAGTAAAAAATAGTCAATTGAGCCGCTTTGCACCAGAAGGTACAATTGATGTGACAGCAGTTGAAATTCCCGCCAAATCAATGGAAGAATGAACTAATATGAAAGTAGGATTCAGGGTTCAGTAGGGGTTCGGTAATTGTTATACCATTTTCGGGTGCGTTCTGGTGAAACACCCCATAAATAAGCAATAACGATAATTTGGTTAAGTAGGGTAGTCTTAAAAATTCCCTTTTTTAACCATCTCCGGGGTGATGTAATTACAGGTACGTCAATTATTTTAATTTTACTTATACGTTTTAAACGGGTAATCAGTTCAAAGTCTTCCATAATAGGCATTTGGGGAAAATTACCAACTTGATCAAATGCAATTTTAGTTAAAAAAATAGCTTGATCACCGTAGGGTAATTGATAGAAATGCGATCGCAACTTTACACCCCACTCTACCAAACGCAAACCCCAATGAGGTGCATCTATTCGCAAAGCAAAAGCACCAGCTATAATTCCAGGTTGTTGTAATGCGGTACGAATCATAGTATCAAAACCTTGAGGTAAACGAGTGTCAGCATGGAGAAACAGGAGAATTTCACCACTAGCGATCGCTGCACCTGTATTCATTTGTATAGCACGACCAGGAGCAGAAGAGATCACAGTTGCACCTAAAAATTCAGCAATAGTAGGTGTATCATCACTTGAACCACCATCAACAACAATGACTTCCACATTTGCACTTGATTGAGTGCTGGTAATTGCTGTTTTAATATTATTCGCTTCATTGAGAGTAGGTATAATAATGGAAATGCGTTGAGTTTTAATATCTTGATGCACCATATCAAATACCAGATGAACCACGTTAAAAATTAAAATTGAAAATTTTTGTAAAACATTAAGTTTAACACTCATACAGCAGATTGCAGATTATTCTGGTACAGAATATAACTTTAAACTTAGAAAGAAAGAGAGTTTTACTTCTGACTCCTGACTCCTGCTGTATCTGCAAATATTTTAGTGAACTATGCTGCTATTCCTTCAAGTTATTGTGTGCATCGCTTTAGTCATTGCTGTGGGAACATGGCTTTCCCAAAGTGCTGATATGTTGGCAGAAAAAA contains:
- a CDS encoding potassium channel family protein, coding for MKPRIIVCGLGRTGYKIFRLLRQQGALVVGIHRRPIAGEATGDVIIGEFCAASTLQAAGIDQAHTLVIATADDAVNLSVMMQARVLNPNIRIINRFYNTNLGERLDHTLIDHLSMSVVGLAAPVFTFAALGNKAIGQIKLFEQTWPIQEEYINENHPWRGQKISDLWEDKSRMLIYYLPVIGKMNLVSAVLAEQHLKVGDRLIIGTQPRINHTRKSWARKLIKIFTSIRHFQKHAKSVIAMAIALVVIILIATFTYVYAKLNISFVDALYFAVGMITGAGGNDKVVEEAPNNIKLFTIFMMLAGAIVFGIWYAMLTDFVLGTRLKQFWDAARIPQRHHYIVCGLSGIGIKIVQQLHTSGHEVVVIETDANNRYVNTARGMGIPVILADASFRTTLQTSNIDTASAVLAVTNNDAINLEIALKAKSLISRIPVIVHYADPDFARIAQQVFDFEAVLSPAELAAPAFAAAALGGRIIGNGIIGDNLWVAFATLITPNHPFCGQWVKDVARYADFVPLYVETNHQTLHGWDLLETNLSAGDILYLTIPANRLYQLWREEQEIAG
- a CDS encoding rubrerythrin family protein, giving the protein MDLSNFTTLQNLEAAFGGESMANRKYLFFANVARKLGFTDLAKLFKETADQETEHAFAHFELLHPELVVKDAASLTDEQKREIMSRCLSLAIEGETYEYTTMYPDFAAAAQKDRDNPAAEEFFKQAQESSEHANTFRAAAHRFGLLKFIENYHADRYTEALEVLNGGQAVTRVAGEDPATQKWICRQCSMIYDPVVGDPDSGIAPGTPFAEIPDDWSCPICGATKKTFKHLEEKVAA
- a CDS encoding TIGR04283 family arsenosugar biosynthesis glycosyltransferase, with the translated sequence MVHQDIKTQRISIIIPTLNEANNIKTAITSTQSSANVEVIVVDGGSSDDTPTIAEFLGATVISSAPGRAIQMNTGAAIASGEILLFLHADTRLPQGFDTMIRTALQQPGIIAGAFALRIDAPHWGLRLVEWGVKLRSHFYQLPYGDQAIFLTKIAFDQVGNFPQMPIMEDFELITRLKRISKIKIIDVPVITSPRRWLKKGIFKTTLLNQIIVIAYLWGVSPERTRKWYNNYRTPTEP
- a CDS encoding sensor histidine kinase — encoded protein: MQELLQWRQDMVNMMVHDLRNSLTSMILSAHILKYPNLPLEKQKLKVNQIISAGEELQSMIDGLLIMAKLESGKMVLNYSEVDIYSFCQSVVEEFTAIAENKNIQFISDLPKPGSSIKVDEPIFRRIINNIVSNAVKFSPANSKIILRANYLADDSAKFEIIYFRPGVKKELQEKIFNKYEIGTKINNTSQTGLGLAFCKMAIEAHGGKITLQDNHPQGSIFTVEVPAICTSTSV